The following are from one region of the Gavia stellata isolate bGavSte3 unplaced genomic scaffold, bGavSte3.hap2 HAP2_SCAFFOLD_188, whole genome shotgun sequence genome:
- the LOC132321918 gene encoding LOW QUALITY PROTEIN: neurogenic locus notch homolog protein 3-like (The sequence of the model RefSeq protein was modified relative to this genomic sequence to represent the inferred CDS: deleted 7 bases in 6 codons) codes for PDCTPLETPPSPPCAPSPCLNGGTCRQLGEGSFDCACLPGFEGPTCETNVDDCPGHKCLHGGTCVDGVNTYNCQCPPEWTGQFCTEDVDECQLQPNACHNGGTCFNTQGGHTCVCVNGWTGESCSENIDDCATAVCFNGATCHDRVASFYCACPMGKTGLLCHLDDACVSNPCHEDAICDTNPVNGRAICTCPPGFTGGACDQDVDECSIGANPCEHFGRCVNTQGSFECRCGRGYAGPRCESDVNECLSGPCRNQATCLDRIGRFTCICMAGFSGPLCEVEVDECQSSPCANGGRCHDLVNGFSCSCPPGFSGPTCQTDMDECASTPCRNGAKCLDRPNGYECRCAEGFEGPLCERNVDDCSPDPCHHGTCLDGIASFSCACAPGFTGYRCELQLDECQSGPCRNGGKCIDRIDAYQCNCPPGTTGVNCEVNPDDCASDPCVHGVCQDGIDRYDCVCQPGFTGPRCNVEVNECASNPCRDGGTCVDGANGFTCLCPPGTRDAQCRPGTLPCHSSPCAHGTCRDHGDGFTCECQAGWGGPTCARREDPCATRPCRHGGTCTPLGGGYRCACRPGYQGAQCQVEVDECASGPCHHGGTCLDGAGTYRCLCAPPFTGRACEVALAPCSPNPCDNGGVCVPTPDYGGFTCRCPPGWQGERCQEDVDECGQKPCLHGGVCANRPGTFGCLCPHGYGGGTCQHDLDDCHPGTGVLGRPLPERGHLPVFSCACPPGFGGPRCDTEEDECRSRPCRNGGTCTDYVNSFTCACPPGWTGRHCHAQHDVPDCTDSSCFNGGTCVDGVASFTCRCRPGFTGTHCQHPADGCQGQPCLQGGTCVTTGDTYRCLCPPGYTGTQCQTLLDLCQGAPCRHGGLCRQTGASPSPASVPPVGWHRLRCPNVTCAAAAAAHRDPPRPLLLPNPCRRGAACRSYGGGYECEVPG; via the exons gtcCTGACTGCACCCCCCTGGAGacgcccccctcccccccctgCGCCCCCTCCCCCTGTCTGAACGGGGGCACCTGCCGCCAGCTGGGGGAGGGGTCCTTCGACTGCGCCTGCCTGCCCG GTTTTGAGGGTCCCACCTGCGAGACCAACGTGGACGACTGCCCCGGGCACAAGTGTCTCCACGGGGGCACCTGCGTGGACGGGGTCAACACCTACAACTGCCAGTGCCCACCCGAGTGGACGG gcCAATTCTGCACCGAAGACGTGGACGAGTGCCAACTGCAACCCAACGCCTGCCACAACGGTGGCACCTGCTTCAACACCCAAGGTGGCCACACCTGCGTCTGCGTCAACGGT TGGACGGGCGAAAGCTGCAGCGAGAACATCGACGACTGCGCCACCGCCGTCTGCTTCAACGGGGCCACCTGCCACGACCGCGTCGCCTCCTTCTACTGCGCCTGCCCCATGGGCAAGACGG gcctgctgtgccacctggacGACGCCTGCGTCAGCAACCCGTGCCACGAGGACGCCATCTGCGACACCAACCCCGTCAACGGCCGCGCCATCTGCACCTGCCCCCCCGGCTTCACCGGCGGCGCCTGCGACCAGGACGTCGACGAGTGCTCCATAG gcgcCAACCCCTGCGAGCACTTTGGGCGCTGCGTCAACACCCAGGGCTCCTTCGAGTGCCGCTGCGGGCGGGGCTACGCGGGGCCGCGCTGCGAGAGCGACGTCAACGAGTGCCTCTCGGGTCCCTGCCGCAACCAGGCCACCTGCCTGGACCGCATCGGGCGCTTCACCTGCATCTGCATGGCCG GGTTCAGCGGGCCCCTGTGCGAGGTGGAGGTGGACGAGTGCCAGAGCAGCCCCTGCGCCAACGGCGGCCGCTGCCACGACCTGGTCAACGGcttctcctgctcctgcccccccG GTTTCTCGGGCCCCACCTGCCAGACGGACATGGATGAGTGCGCCAGCACCCCCTGCCGCAATGGAGCCAAGTGCCTCGACCGTCCCAATGGCTACGAGTGCCGCTGCGCCGAGG GCTTCGAAGGTCCTCTTTGCGAACGCAACGTGGACGACTGCTCGCCGGACCCGTGCCACCACGGCACCTGCCTGGACGGCATCGCCAGCTTCTCCTGCGCCTGCGCCCCCGGCTTCACCGGTTACCGCTGCGAGCTCCAGCTGGACGAGTGCCAGAGCGGCCCCTGCCGCAACGGCGGCAAATGCATCGACCGCATCGACGCCTACCAGTGCAACTGCCCACCCGGCACCACCG GTGTCAACTGCGAGGTGAACCCCGACGACTGCGCCAGCGACCCCTGCGTCCACGGCGTGTGCCAGGACGGCATCGACCGCTACGACTGCGTCTGCCAGCCTGGCTTCACAG GTCCCCGCTGCAACGTGGAGGTCAACGAGTGCGCCTCCAACCCCTGCCGCGACGGTGGCACCTGCGTGGACGGCGCCAACGGCTTCACCTGCCTCTGCCCGCCGGGCACCCGCGACGCCCAGTGCCGCCCcggcaccctgccctgccacagCAGCCCCTGCGCCCACGGCACCTGCCGCGACCACGGGGACGG GTTCACCTGCGAGtgccaggcaggctgggggggcccCACGTGTGCCCGCAGGGAGGACCCCTGTGCCACCCGACCCTGCCGCCACGGGGGCACCTGCACCCCCTTGGGTGGGGGGTACCGCTGCGCCTGCCGCCCGGGATACCAGG gcGCCCAGTGCCAGGTGGAGGTGGACGAGTGCGCCTCGGGGCCGTGCCACCACGGGGGCACCTGCCTGGATGGCGCTGGCACCTACCGCTGCCTCTGCGCCCCACCCTTCACAg GGCGGGCGTGCGAGGTGGCGCTGGCCCCCTGCTCCCCCAACCCCTGTGACAACGGCGGCGTCTGCGTCCCCACCCCTGACTACGGGGGCTTCACCTGCCGCTGCCCCCCCGGCTGGCAAG GCGAGCGCTGCCAGGAGGACGTGGACGAGTGCGGGCAGAAG CCCTGCCTGCACGGGGGGGTCTGCGCCAACCGCCCCGGCACCTTTGGGTGCCTCTGCCCCCACGGCTACGGGGGGGGCACCTGCCAGCACGACCTCGATGACTGCCACCCG GGGACAGGGGTGCTGGGGCG aCCCCTGCCTGAACGGGGGCACCTGCCGGTCTTCTCCTGCGCCTGTCCCCCCGGATTCGGGGGT CCCCGCTGTGACACCGAGGAGGACGAGTGCAGGAGCCGC CCCTGTCGCAACGGTGGCACCTGCACC GACTACGTCAACAGCTTCACCTGCGCCTGTCCCCCCGGCTGGACCGGCCGCCACTGC CACGCCCAGCACGACGTCCCCGACTGCACCGACAG CTCCTGCTTCAACGGGGGGACCTGCGTGGACGGCGTCGCCTCCTTCACGTGCCGCTGCCGCCCCGGCTTCACGGGCACCCACTGCCAGCACCCAGCGGATGGGTGCcagggccagccctgcctgcagggtGGCACCTGCGTCACCACTGGGGACACCTACCGCTGCCTCTGCCCGCCGGGATACACCGGCACCCAGTGCCAG